In Desulfurobacteriaceae bacterium, the DNA window TTTGATCCAGAACCTAACGTAGTACCTGTTGTTTACGCAGTTGATGGAAGTATGAATAAAAAAGAATTTGCAGGTCAGCTTGTTTATGCAATAGGAGCGGGGTCTGTTTTATTTGAAAACGGTAAAGAAGCCAACAAAGAAGGCTACGAGGTCGACATAGACATCCTAAAACCAGAAGAATATTCCGACGCACGTTTAAGAATGTTAATGGGAATTTTGGAAGTAAAAGAAGCTTTAAAGGTAGTGGATAAAAGTTCAATCATTTTTATTGACGGTTCAATTGTAGGATCAGTGATAAGACCTACAGTTTTTTCATATGAAATTAATGAGGAAATAGAAAAAAGAGTTGAAGATCTTTTCAACGAGTTGATAGAAGATTTCTCCTTAGGGGAAATTACTTCAAAAAAGTTTTACAAAAGGATAGAAGAGTTTGCAAAAGGGAAAGAATTTCCGGTAGCAGCAGGATATTTGGAATACCTTGAGTATCTTTACTCATTATACCTTCTTTTAGAAAAAGGTAGTGAAAAAATTGTAGCAATTTCTAAGCGTTCTGATTCAAGGAACTATCAACTGGATAGTATCTTGCCGGATATTACCGTTTTAAATTACGCTGATTTACCAGTGGGCTATAGTGAACCCAAGGAGATAAAAATACACAAAGAAAAGAAATTTAAGTTTCCGATTGAATTTGAAGAAAAACTTAGGAAGTATTCTTTTAACTCTTTCTTTGTGAGACTTCCGAAGGGAAACGGAGTTTACAAGGTAGAAACAATGATATCCGTTAATGTTCTCTTTCCAATCCTCAAATACTTTGCCATAAGAGGGTATCCATATCCTCTTAAAGTTGTTCATCATAGAGTAAAAATTACAAAGAAAGATATGGACGATATCATATATACTTTGAAAGTGAGAGGCATTACAGGGAGGGAAGCTCTTGGGGAATAGAACAATATTCCACGGAAAAAGGGTTTTAGAGTACGACAACTTTTTTAAAACAAACTTTGGAAAGAAAGTCTTTAACCTTGAAAAGGAAATACTCTTAAAAGTTCTTGACAAAAAAGATTCTATACTTGAAGTTGGATGTGGAACAGGAATCTGGTTAGAAACTTTAAAAAGAGAGGGATTTAAAAAACTTTACGGAGTTGATATTTCCCAAGATATGTTAAAGTTAGCTAAGAAAAAAGGGTTAAAGAATTTAGTTCTCGGAAATGCCGAAGATCTTCCGTTTAAAGAGGATAGCTTTGATACGACAGTATTTATCACCAGTCTTGAGTTTATAGACGATAAAAAGAAGGCATTTCTTGAAGCTGTAAGAGTCTCAAGAGAGTCGGTAATAGTTGCTTTTTTAAACAAACTTTCTATTCTTTCTTTATACCGAAGGGTATATTCACTTTTTAGAGACTCCTACTACAATCAGATAGAATTTTTAACTCTTGAAAAGGTTGATAGACTTCGTAAATACGCAAGGGAAATTCTAAGAGATAAAGTTATCATAAAACATTCTACCTACTCTACACTTAACTTTGCCTTTAACGGCTTTGTGAACGAAAAATTGGAAAAAGTCGTAGGTTTGAAGAGTCCATTTGGAACTTTTACGGTAATAAAGTTTACTATAAAGAGTCGCCATGGAGCTGGTAAAAGATATACCTGTTGAAGAGGCCTTAAAGGAAAACTTTACCTTTGTCGATGTGAGAACTAAAGAAGAATTTGAGGAATTTCACATTCCTGGGGCTGTTAATGTTCCACTATTTACCAAGGAAGAAAGGGAAAAAGTTTCGAAAGTTTACTACGAAAAGGGAGAAAAGGAAGCTCGTATCTTTGCTTTAAAGGTAGCAGGCCCCAAGTTATATGATATTGTAAATGAAATTAAGAAAGTTAAAGAAAAAAACAGAAACGTTGTTATCTACTGCTGGCGTGGTGGAATGAGAAGCTTA includes these proteins:
- a CDS encoding DNA double-strand break repair nuclease NurA codes for the protein MGIKRFLIETALKKRETLNLKSSEVKRFQELAEQIWIPFDPEPNVVPVVYAVDGSMNKKEFAGQLVYAIGAGSVLFENGKEANKEGYEVDIDILKPEEYSDARLRMLMGILEVKEALKVVDKSSIIFIDGSIVGSVIRPTVFSYEINEEIEKRVEDLFNELIEDFSLGEITSKKFYKRIEEFAKGKEFPVAAGYLEYLEYLYSLYLLLEKGSEKIVAISKRSDSRNYQLDSILPDITVLNYADLPVGYSEPKEIKIHKEKKFKFPIEFEEKLRKYSFNSFFVRLPKGNGVYKVETMISVNVLFPILKYFAIRGYPYPLKVVHHRVKITKKDMDDIIYTLKVRGITGREALGE
- a CDS encoding class I SAM-dependent methyltransferase; this translates as MGNRTIFHGKRVLEYDNFFKTNFGKKVFNLEKEILLKVLDKKDSILEVGCGTGIWLETLKREGFKKLYGVDISQDMLKLAKKKGLKNLVLGNAEDLPFKEDSFDTTVFITSLEFIDDKKKAFLEAVRVSRESVIVAFLNKLSILSLYRRVYSLFRDSYYNQIEFLTLEKVDRLRKYAREILRDKVIIKHSTYSTLNFAFNGFVNEKLEKVVGLKSPFGTFTVIKFTIKSRHGAGKRYTC